Proteins encoded by one window of Modestobacter marinus:
- a CDS encoding tripartite tricarboxylate transporter substrate binding protein produces MPLSRTARALAACTALGLLTACGGEEAADPADSADAAAEYPTEEIRLLVPYGAGGPTDLAARAYGASLEEQLGQTVVVENLPGGSGALATQELIGADPDGHTLSLATAGTLVVTPLANEVGYTKDDVTPIGVMTEVPSVLAVGADSPYATAEEFFAAAQGQPGTLNVGTPGASTPQAIELQRLADEYDVEVTAVPFNGNAEMTTALLGGNVDAVLINASSDVTANIDAGQFRPLAVSSAEPLPWLPDTPTLADSGFPELTLSGSTFGLIGPGELPEEIVTELEDALRTASEDPAVVEQIGEDYLPGEFQGAEEFQQLLDRTQEVYEPILGG; encoded by the coding sequence ATGCCCCTGTCCCGCACCGCCCGCGCCCTGGCTGCCTGCACCGCTCTCGGCCTGCTCACCGCATGCGGCGGGGAGGAGGCGGCCGACCCGGCCGACTCCGCCGACGCGGCCGCGGAGTACCCGACCGAGGAGATCCGGCTGCTGGTGCCCTACGGCGCCGGCGGGCCCACGGACCTGGCCGCCCGCGCCTACGGCGCATCCCTGGAGGAGCAGCTGGGACAGACCGTGGTGGTGGAGAACCTGCCCGGTGGCTCGGGGGCGCTCGCGACCCAGGAGCTGATCGGCGCCGACCCCGACGGCCACACGCTCTCCCTGGCCACCGCCGGCACGCTGGTGGTCACGCCGCTGGCCAACGAGGTCGGCTACACCAAGGACGACGTGACGCCGATCGGGGTCATGACCGAGGTGCCATCGGTGCTCGCGGTGGGCGCGGACTCCCCGTACGCCACCGCCGAGGAGTTCTTCGCCGCTGCGCAAGGGCAGCCCGGCACGCTGAACGTGGGCACCCCGGGCGCCTCCACCCCGCAGGCGATCGAGCTGCAGCGGCTGGCCGACGAGTACGACGTCGAGGTCACCGCGGTGCCGTTCAACGGCAACGCGGAGATGACCACCGCCCTGCTCGGCGGCAACGTCGACGCGGTGCTGATCAACGCCTCCTCCGACGTCACCGCCAACATCGACGCCGGCCAGTTCCGCCCGCTGGCGGTCTCCTCCGCCGAGCCGCTGCCCTGGCTGCCGGACACCCCCACCCTGGCCGACTCCGGGTTCCCGGAGCTGACGCTGTCCGGGTCGACGTTCGGCCTGATCGGGCCCGGCGAGCTGCCCGAGGAGATCGTCACCGAGCTGGAGGACGCGCTGCGGACGGCGTCGGAGGACCCGGCGGTCGTCGAGCAGATCGGCGAGGACTACCTGCCCGGGGAGTTCCAGGGCGCGGAGGAGTTCCAGCAGCTGCTCGACCGCACCCAGGAGGTGTACGAGCCGATCCTCGGCGGCTGA
- a CDS encoding 3-oxoacid CoA-transferase subunit B → MISPLSDVAVARRVARDIPDGAYVNLGIGMPILVGDVVGPDKEVVYHSENGILGMGPAPAPGEEDRELINAGKQPVTLLPGGSYFHHTDAFVMMRGGHIDISVLGAFQVSETGDLANWITDLATMPPAVGGAMDLAVGAKRVLVMTTHTTRDGRPKLLPRCSYPLTAAGVVDRVYTDLAVLDVGPAGLVVREMAPGLTRTELQSVTAARLTFADDVGELDPH, encoded by the coding sequence GTGATCAGCCCGCTGAGCGACGTGGCCGTGGCCCGGCGGGTGGCCCGGGACATCCCGGACGGCGCCTACGTCAACCTCGGCATCGGCATGCCGATCCTGGTCGGCGACGTGGTGGGGCCGGACAAGGAGGTCGTCTACCACAGCGAGAACGGGATCCTGGGGATGGGACCGGCCCCGGCGCCCGGCGAGGAGGACCGGGAGCTGATCAACGCCGGCAAGCAGCCGGTGACCCTGCTGCCCGGGGGCTCGTACTTCCACCACACCGACGCCTTCGTGATGATGCGCGGCGGGCACATCGACATCTCCGTGCTCGGCGCCTTCCAGGTCTCCGAGACCGGCGACCTGGCCAACTGGATCACCGACCTGGCCACCATGCCGCCCGCCGTCGGCGGGGCGATGGACCTGGCCGTGGGCGCCAAGCGGGTGCTGGTGATGACCACGCACACCACCCGGGACGGCCGCCCCAAGCTGCTGCCCCGGTGCAGCTACCCGCTCACCGCCGCCGGCGTGGTCGACCGGGTCTACACCGACCTCGCCGTCCTCGACGTCGGCCCCGCGGGGCTGGTCGTGCGGGAGATGGCCCCGGGGCTCACCCGCACGGAGCTGCAGTCGGTCACCGCCGCCCGGCTCACCTTCGCCGACGACGTCGGCGAGCTCGACCCGCACTGA
- a CDS encoding 3-oxoacid CoA-transferase subunit A, protein MIDKRVASLADAVAGITDGATVLIGGFGDSGVPVELVHALLDQGARDLTVVTNNAGAGESDVAALIRERRVRTVVCSYPRSMGSIWFEELWRAGEIGLELVPQGTLSERMRAAGAGLGGFFTPTGADTLLAEGKEVRTIGGRPHVFEHPLPGDVALVKAHRADRWGNLVYRKAARNYGPTMATAAALTVVQVEEFVELGELDPETVVTPGIFVDRVVEVAAS, encoded by the coding sequence GTGATCGACAAGCGGGTGGCGTCCCTCGCCGACGCGGTCGCCGGGATCACCGACGGCGCCACCGTGCTGATCGGCGGCTTCGGCGACTCCGGCGTCCCGGTGGAGCTGGTGCACGCGCTGCTCGACCAGGGGGCCCGCGACCTGACCGTGGTGACCAACAACGCCGGGGCGGGGGAGAGCGACGTCGCGGCGCTGATCCGGGAGCGGCGGGTGCGGACCGTCGTCTGCTCCTACCCCCGGTCGATGGGCTCGATCTGGTTCGAGGAGCTGTGGCGGGCCGGGGAGATCGGCCTGGAGCTGGTGCCGCAGGGGACGCTGAGCGAGCGGATGCGCGCCGCCGGCGCCGGGCTGGGCGGGTTCTTCACCCCGACCGGCGCGGACACCCTGCTGGCCGAGGGCAAGGAGGTGCGCACCATCGGCGGCCGGCCGCACGTGTTCGAGCACCCGCTGCCCGGCGACGTCGCGCTGGTCAAGGCCCACCGGGCCGACCGCTGGGGCAACCTCGTCTACCGCAAGGCGGCCCGGAACTACGGCCCCACGATGGCCACCGCGGCCGCGCTCACGGTGGTGCAGGTAGAGGAGTTCGTCGAGCTCGGCGAGCTGGACCCCGAGACGGTGGTGACGCCCGGGATCTTCGTCGACCGGGTGGTCGAGGTGGCGGCGTCGTGA
- a CDS encoding Bug family tripartite tricarboxylate transporter substrate binding protein, translated as MTARRTVAVLLVTATALTGCGGGEETSTEAAEDYPTEDIELLVPYTAGGPTDIAARALAAHMESELDQPVVVTNAPGASGATAYQQLIAADADGYTLSMTALPTAVLNYLSNEVGYTREDFTPIGVVTQVPSGILVPADSPYQTLEDLFDAAREDPQAVTVGTPGATNTHAAETQRITELYDVPLTVVPFNGNAEVQTALLGENVSAGFANLSQDILPAIESGDLRVLAVGSPEPLPYVDAPTFVELGYPELVQSTTTFGVIAPAGTPEEVVQTLEDTLRSAAEEPGVVETLDERYVPEEFIGADGLGDLFVETEETFGDVLGN; from the coding sequence ATGACCGCCCGCCGCACCGTCGCCGTCCTGCTCGTCACCGCCACGGCACTGACCGGGTGCGGCGGCGGGGAGGAGACCTCCACCGAGGCCGCCGAGGACTACCCGACCGAGGACATCGAGCTGCTGGTGCCCTACACCGCCGGCGGCCCGACCGACATCGCCGCCCGGGCCCTCGCCGCGCACATGGAGAGCGAGCTGGACCAGCCCGTCGTCGTGACCAACGCGCCCGGCGCGTCCGGCGCCACCGCCTACCAGCAGCTGATCGCCGCCGACGCCGACGGCTACACGCTGTCGATGACGGCGCTGCCCACGGCGGTGCTCAACTACCTGTCCAACGAGGTCGGCTACACCCGGGAGGACTTCACGCCGATCGGCGTGGTCACCCAGGTGCCCTCGGGCATCCTCGTCCCGGCCGACTCCCCGTACCAGACGCTCGAGGACCTCTTCGACGCCGCACGGGAGGACCCCCAGGCGGTCACCGTCGGCACCCCCGGGGCGACGAACACCCACGCCGCGGAGACCCAGCGGATCACCGAGCTCTACGACGTCCCGCTCACCGTGGTGCCGTTCAACGGCAACGCCGAGGTGCAGACCGCGCTGCTGGGGGAGAACGTCAGCGCCGGCTTCGCCAACCTGTCCCAGGACATCCTGCCGGCGATCGAGTCCGGCGACCTGCGGGTGCTGGCCGTCGGCAGCCCGGAGCCGCTGCCCTACGTCGACGCCCCCACCTTCGTCGAGCTCGGCTACCCGGAGCTGGTGCAGAGCACCACGACCTTCGGCGTCATCGCCCCGGCCGGCACGCCGGAGGAGGTGGTGCAGACGCTGGAGGACACGCTGCGCAGCGCGGCGGAGGAGCCCGGCGTCGTCGAGACGCTGGACGAGCGCTACGTGCCCGAGGAGTTCATCGGCGCCGACGGCCTGGGCGACCTGTTCGTCGAGACCGAGGAGACGTTCGGCGATGTCCTCGGCAACTGA
- a CDS encoding tripartite tricarboxylate transporter permease — MESWDGILQGFSVALTPTNLLYVFLGVLIGTVIGVLPGLGPTATIALLLPITYTVEPVTAVILLAGIYYGSMYGGTITSVLLRLPGEAASVVTTFDGYQMARQGRAGPALGIAAVGSYIGGTVSVIGMILLAPPLAQLAVSFGPPEYVALTVLGILLVTYLGTGSVLKSMCMAALGLLLATIGLDPITGTARFTFGEVALFNGLDFVAVAMGLFGVGEILHSLERTDKVQAVTSKIKGIWPTKKDFRDSSGAIGRGSLLGFAIGVLPGGGGVVSSLASYAMEKRRAKDPSRFGKGAIEGVAGPETANNASSTSAFIPLLTLGIPPNVVLALIFGALLVNDITPGPQLIEQEPEIFWGVIASMVIGNLMLLALNIPLVGFFVQMLRVRAGILAAFALLVTMAGVFSVNNNVFDMWVVLGFGVIGWLMKKTGFEPGPLVLAFVLGSILERAFRQSMLLSGGSFDIFVTRPISGGMFAFMALIIIVSAITSRRRKAVFGRVDPADVDETDETAPDADRQVAAEGSPGAESTTGSAPAPDGPSGSTSTTTPGER, encoded by the coding sequence GTGGAGAGCTGGGACGGCATCCTCCAGGGCTTCTCCGTCGCCCTGACCCCGACCAACCTGCTGTACGTCTTCCTCGGCGTGCTGATCGGCACCGTCATCGGCGTGCTGCCGGGCCTCGGGCCGACGGCGACGATCGCCCTGCTGCTGCCGATCACCTACACGGTCGAGCCGGTGACCGCGGTGATCCTGCTGGCCGGCATCTACTACGGCTCGATGTACGGCGGCACGATCACCTCGGTGCTGCTGCGGCTGCCCGGCGAGGCGGCCTCGGTGGTGACCACCTTCGACGGCTACCAGATGGCCCGGCAGGGCCGGGCCGGGCCGGCGCTGGGCATCGCCGCCGTCGGGTCCTACATCGGCGGCACGGTCTCGGTGATCGGGATGATCCTGCTGGCGCCGCCGCTGGCCCAGCTGGCGGTCTCCTTCGGACCGCCGGAGTACGTCGCGCTGACCGTGCTGGGCATCCTGCTGGTCACCTACCTGGGCACCGGCTCGGTGCTGAAGAGCATGTGCATGGCCGCCCTCGGGCTGCTGCTGGCCACGATCGGCCTGGACCCGATCACCGGCACCGCGCGCTTCACCTTCGGCGAGGTGGCGCTCTTCAACGGCCTGGACTTCGTCGCGGTGGCGATGGGCCTGTTCGGCGTCGGGGAGATCCTGCACAGCCTGGAGCGCACCGACAAGGTCCAGGCGGTCACCTCGAAGATCAAGGGCATCTGGCCGACCAAGAAGGACTTCCGCGACTCCTCCGGCGCGATCGGCCGCGGCTCGCTGCTCGGCTTCGCGATCGGCGTGCTGCCCGGCGGCGGCGGGGTGGTCTCCTCGCTGGCCTCCTACGCCATGGAGAAGCGCCGGGCCAAGGACCCCAGCCGCTTCGGCAAGGGCGCCATCGAGGGGGTCGCCGGCCCGGAGACGGCGAACAACGCCTCCTCCACCTCGGCGTTCATCCCGCTGCTCACCCTCGGCATCCCGCCCAACGTGGTGCTGGCGCTGATCTTCGGCGCCCTGCTGGTGAACGACATCACCCCGGGGCCGCAGCTGATCGAGCAGGAACCGGAGATCTTCTGGGGCGTCATCGCCTCGATGGTCATCGGCAACCTGATGCTGCTGGCGCTGAACATCCCGCTGGTCGGGTTCTTCGTCCAGATGCTCCGGGTGCGGGCCGGCATCCTCGCCGCCTTCGCCCTGCTCGTCACCATGGCCGGCGTCTTCTCGGTCAACAACAACGTGTTCGACATGTGGGTCGTGCTGGGCTTCGGCGTCATCGGCTGGCTGATGAAGAAGACCGGCTTCGAGCCCGGCCCGCTGGTGCTCGCCTTCGTGCTCGGGTCGATCCTCGAACGGGCCTTCCGGCAGTCGATGCTGCTCTCCGGCGGCAGCTTCGACATCTTCGTCACCCGCCCCATCTCCGGCGGCATGTTCGCCTTCATGGCACTGATCATCATCGTCAGCGCGATCACCAGCCGGCGGCGCAAGGCGGTCTTCGGCCGGGTCGACCCCGCCGACGTCGACGAGACCGACGAGACCGCCCCGGACGCCGACCGGCAGGTGGCCGCCGAGGGCAGCCCCGGCGCCGAGTCCACCACCGGGTCGGCTCCCGCCCCCGACGGCCCCTCCGGGTCCACCTCCACCACCACCCCAGGAGAACGATGA
- a CDS encoding tripartite tricarboxylate transporter TctB family protein, with the protein MHGSTSASGAPAEGTADRGHRWGQLHRVAPLLLLVLGVVAVIGSRRLGLGELTAPGPGLWPFIVSLLLTGTAVALLVLDPAEDYEPWTRGTLRIIAGLVSLGVFILLFQAFGFVVSAFLMLVLWLRVFGGESWRWTLGLAAGGTAVMYLLFVELLGVPFPDGLVDAVIGG; encoded by the coding sequence GTGCACGGCTCGACATCGGCGTCCGGCGCCCCGGCCGAGGGGACGGCGGACCGGGGGCACCGGTGGGGGCAGCTGCACCGGGTCGCCCCGCTGCTGCTCCTGGTCCTGGGCGTGGTCGCGGTCATCGGCTCCCGCCGGCTGGGGCTGGGCGAGCTCACGGCCCCGGGGCCGGGGCTGTGGCCCTTCATCGTCTCGCTGCTGCTGACCGGGACCGCGGTCGCACTGCTCGTCCTCGACCCGGCGGAGGACTACGAGCCGTGGACCCGCGGCACGCTCCGGATCATCGCCGGGCTGGTCAGCCTCGGGGTCTTCATCCTGCTGTTCCAGGCCTTCGGCTTCGTCGTCTCGGCGTTCCTGATGCTGGTGCTCTGGCTGCGGGTCTTCGGCGGTGAGTCCTGGCGCTGGACGCTCGGGCTGGCCGCCGGCGGCACGGCCGTGATGTACCTGCTGTTCGTGGAGCTGCTCGGGGTGCCCTTCCCCGACGGCCTCGTCGACGCCGTGATCGGGGGCTGA
- a CDS encoding LysR substrate-binding domain-containing protein produces MGILMELRHLRAFAAVADELHFGRAALRLHTAQPALSQQIKHLEQDLGTLLLERTTRQVRLTAAGVVFLEHVRRVLAEVDRARESVLAAERGARGEIRVGVTGAITWRLLPRMARAYRLRHPQVRLDLHPAVFSGAQVSSLLDGRIDVGFLRAPVPDGPLVSRVILNEPLMAVLPEDHPLAGEDAVDLADLSGDGFVTYPSRHGSALRDAAVHACFSAGFTPRVVQEAPDTHTVVALVGAAVGVTLMPASAERLQLEGVVFRPIAGDVDVRVPIALAWRREDPSPVLAGFLAFAEEVLPSPAPGDR; encoded by the coding sequence GTGGGGATCCTGATGGAGCTGCGTCACCTGCGCGCGTTCGCCGCCGTGGCCGACGAGCTGCACTTCGGCCGCGCGGCGCTGCGACTGCACACGGCCCAGCCGGCCCTGAGCCAGCAGATCAAGCACCTCGAGCAGGACCTCGGCACGCTGCTGCTGGAGCGCACGACCCGGCAGGTGCGGCTGACCGCGGCCGGCGTCGTCTTCCTGGAGCACGTCCGGCGGGTGCTGGCCGAGGTCGACCGGGCGCGGGAGTCGGTGCTGGCGGCGGAGCGGGGGGCCCGTGGGGAGATCCGGGTCGGGGTGACCGGTGCCATCACCTGGCGGCTGCTCCCGCGGATGGCCCGCGCCTACCGGCTGCGCCACCCCCAGGTGCGGCTGGACCTGCACCCGGCGGTGTTCAGCGGCGCCCAGGTCAGCTCGCTGCTGGACGGCCGGATCGACGTCGGGTTCCTCCGCGCGCCCGTCCCCGACGGCCCGCTGGTCAGCCGGGTGATCCTCAACGAGCCGCTGATGGCCGTGCTGCCGGAGGACCACCCGCTCGCCGGGGAGGACGCGGTCGACCTGGCCGACCTGTCCGGCGACGGCTTCGTCACCTACCCCTCGCGGCACGGGTCCGCGCTGCGGGACGCGGCGGTGCACGCCTGCTTCTCGGCCGGGTTCACCCCCCGGGTGGTCCAGGAGGCCCCGGACACCCACACCGTGGTCGCCCTGGTCGGCGCGGCGGTCGGGGTGACGCTGATGCCCGCCTCGGCCGAGCGGCTGCAGCTGGAGGGCGTCGTCTTCCGGCCGATCGCCGGGGACGTCGACGTGCGGGTGCCGATCGCGCTGGCCTGGCGGCGGGAGGACCCCTCCCCGGTGCTGGCCGGGTTCCTGGCCTTCGCCGAGGAGGTGCTGCCCAGCCCGGCACCGGGCGACCGGTGA
- a CDS encoding tripartite tricarboxylate transporter substrate binding protein, giving the protein MQRRRLTVPALLAASALTLAGCGGTEEEPATGGGGDDAAAADYPTDDITLYVPYAAGGPTDLAARTIGDCLSTEFGQTVVVENRPGASGSLGMQAMLAGGSDGYSLSLIAVPATATNPLQQDVGYTNEDYVPIAAVTEIPSVLAVGSDSEYADAEAFFAAAEENPGTLNVGVPGATTSQAMELQRLAEEYDVQVTAVPFTGNAEMTTALLGGNVDAVFINASEDVLANIEAGEFVPLAVSSPEQVDYLEGIPTLAESGYPELTNSVSVFGLAAPADTPEDVVTTLEETVNGCLEQPEVVEQLGEEYVPDEFIGTDAFADRIDEIVETYGPILQE; this is encoded by the coding sequence ATGCAACGACGCCGGCTCACCGTTCCCGCACTCCTCGCCGCATCCGCACTCACCCTGGCCGGCTGCGGCGGCACGGAGGAGGAGCCCGCCACCGGCGGCGGTGGTGACGATGCCGCGGCGGCCGACTACCCGACCGACGACATCACCCTCTACGTGCCCTACGCCGCGGGCGGCCCGACCGACCTGGCCGCCCGGACGATCGGCGACTGCCTGTCCACGGAGTTCGGGCAGACCGTCGTGGTGGAGAACCGTCCCGGCGCCTCCGGCTCGCTCGGCATGCAGGCGATGCTGGCCGGCGGCAGCGACGGCTACAGCCTGTCCCTCATCGCCGTCCCGGCGACCGCGACCAACCCGCTGCAGCAGGACGTCGGCTACACCAACGAGGACTACGTCCCGATCGCGGCCGTCACCGAGATCCCCTCCGTCCTGGCGGTCGGGTCGGACTCCGAGTACGCCGACGCCGAGGCGTTCTTCGCCGCCGCCGAGGAGAACCCCGGCACGCTGAACGTCGGCGTCCCCGGGGCGACGACGTCCCAGGCGATGGAGCTGCAGCGGCTGGCCGAGGAGTACGACGTCCAGGTGACCGCGGTGCCGTTCACCGGCAACGCCGAGATGACCACCGCCCTGCTCGGCGGCAACGTGGACGCCGTCTTCATCAACGCCTCGGAGGACGTGCTGGCCAACATCGAGGCCGGCGAGTTCGTGCCACTCGCGGTGAGCTCGCCCGAGCAGGTCGACTACCTGGAGGGCATACCCACGCTCGCCGAGTCCGGCTACCCGGAGCTGACCAACAGCGTGTCGGTGTTCGGCCTCGCGGCCCCGGCCGACACCCCCGAGGACGTCGTCACCACCCTGGAGGAGACGGTGAACGGCTGCCTGGAGCAGCCCGAGGTGGTGGAGCAGCTCGGCGAGGAGTACGTGCCCGACGAGTTCATCGGCACCGACGCCTTCGCCGACCGGATCGACGAGATCGTCGAGACGTACGGCCCGATCCTGCAGGAGTGA
- a CDS encoding aldehyde dehydrogenase family protein produces the protein MAAATTPPALHVKPGTEWAAVLGRAAELAPEAFGTDRLHNLVDGAWRPVGSPEPMVTPVDGTKLIGLPRLSAGEAQHAVLAATAAHREWARTPLAERKARVTAAVEAMAAARDELALLLAWEIGKPWRLACADVDRALDGVRWYVEEIDTMLGDRAPLAGPVSNIASWNYPMSVLVHAELVQLLAGNAVLAKTPSQGGAACLTLAHALMAREGLPVTLLSGGGAELSSVLVRSPEIGALAFVGGRSNGGKVAADLLDTGKRHMLEQEGLNAWGIWEFSDWAGLAAHLKKGFEYGKQRCTAYPRYVVQRKLVDQFLATYLPVVQSLRFGHPLAVEADGDDLPTLDFGPVISAAKAQELGRRVDDAMHRGAVPLYRGSVADGRFITGQDTSAYVAPAALLSPAGASALMHAEPFGPVDTIVVVDSEAELLAQMNASNGALVASLACDDEDKARRLAREVQAFKVGINAPRSRGDRAEPFGGRGASWLGCFVGGELLVQAVSQGAENELLYGNFPEHSRYPAAI, from the coding sequence ATGGCAGCCGCGACGACTCCTCCCGCCCTGCACGTCAAGCCCGGCACCGAGTGGGCCGCCGTCCTCGGCCGCGCCGCCGAGCTCGCCCCGGAGGCGTTCGGCACCGACCGGCTGCACAACCTGGTGGACGGCGCCTGGCGGCCGGTCGGCAGCCCCGAGCCGATGGTCACCCCGGTCGACGGGACGAAGCTGATCGGGCTCCCCCGGCTGTCCGCCGGCGAGGCACAGCACGCCGTCCTGGCCGCCACGGCCGCGCACCGGGAGTGGGCACGGACCCCGCTGGCCGAGCGCAAGGCCCGGGTCACCGCCGCCGTCGAGGCGATGGCCGCCGCCCGCGACGAGCTGGCGCTGCTGCTGGCCTGGGAGATCGGCAAGCCGTGGCGGCTGGCCTGCGCCGACGTCGACCGGGCGCTGGACGGCGTCCGCTGGTACGTCGAGGAGATCGACACCATGCTCGGCGACCGGGCCCCGCTGGCCGGCCCGGTGTCCAACATCGCCAGCTGGAACTACCCGATGTCGGTGCTGGTGCACGCCGAGCTGGTGCAGCTGCTGGCCGGCAACGCGGTGTTGGCCAAGACGCCGTCCCAGGGCGGGGCGGCCTGCCTGACGCTGGCGCACGCGCTGATGGCCCGCGAGGGCCTGCCGGTCACCCTGCTCTCCGGCGGCGGCGCGGAGCTGTCGTCGGTGCTGGTGCGCTCCCCGGAGATCGGCGCGCTGGCCTTCGTCGGCGGCCGCTCCAACGGCGGCAAGGTCGCCGCGGACCTGCTGGACACCGGCAAGCGGCACATGCTCGAGCAGGAGGGGCTCAACGCCTGGGGGATCTGGGAGTTCTCCGACTGGGCCGGGCTGGCCGCGCACCTGAAGAAGGGGTTCGAGTACGGCAAGCAGCGCTGCACCGCCTACCCGCGCTACGTCGTCCAGCGGAAGCTCGTCGACCAGTTCCTGGCCACCTACCTGCCGGTCGTGCAGTCGCTGCGGTTCGGCCACCCGCTGGCCGTCGAGGCCGACGGCGACGACCTCCCCACCCTGGACTTCGGCCCGGTGATCAGCGCCGCCAAGGCCCAGGAGCTGGGCCGCCGGGTGGACGACGCGATGCACCGGGGTGCGGTCCCGCTGTACCGGGGCAGCGTCGCCGACGGCCGGTTCATCACCGGTCAGGACACCTCCGCCTACGTCGCCCCGGCCGCGCTGCTCTCCCCCGCCGGGGCCAGCGCGCTGATGCACGCCGAGCCGTTCGGCCCGGTGGACACCATCGTCGTGGTCGACTCCGAGGCGGAGCTGCTGGCCCAGATGAACGCCTCCAACGGCGCGCTGGTCGCCAGCCTGGCCTGCGACGACGAGGACAAGGCCCGCCGGCTGGCCCGGGAGGTGCAGGCGTTCAAGGTCGGGATCAACGCACCCCGTTCCCGCGGCGACCGCGCCGAGCCGTTCGGTGGCCGGGGCGCGTCCTGGCTGGGCTGCTTCGTCGGCGGCGAGCTGCTGGTCCAGGCCGTGAGCCAGGGCGCGGAGAACGAGCTGCTGTACGGCAACTTCCCCGAGCACTCGCGGTACCCCGCCGCGATCTGA
- a CDS encoding LacI family DNA-binding transcriptional regulator, protein MARAAGVSRATVSRVLTGSGPSSADAGQRVRAAAERLGYTADPVARALVHGRGTRLVVAVTSASPTELVDCPYVSRVVGSTAQRCASEGLGVALQWLPLDAPEPTLDALARDRSVAGVVLVNTTRRVLDAVPPRLVGRVASIGAGSPTVPLVDVDTSAAAAALTAHLLSTGRRRIAMLAGPPWLPCAERPVTAHRAAVRAAGLPERVLAGDFTAESGRRGAVEALRRWPDTDALYAICDETALGAIQALRALGRRVPEDVAVTGFDDLPLAAFSGPALTTATHPVEQIAARAAGSLLDRDRTTVTLFPSELVVRQSA, encoded by the coding sequence GTGGCTCGCGCGGCAGGCGTCTCCCGGGCCACCGTCTCCCGGGTGCTCACCGGCTCCGGCCCGTCCTCCGCCGACGCCGGTCAGCGGGTGCGTGCCGCGGCCGAGCGGCTGGGCTACACCGCCGACCCGGTGGCCCGCGCCCTGGTCCACGGCCGCGGCACGCGCCTCGTGGTGGCGGTGACCAGCGCGTCCCCGACCGAGCTGGTCGACTGCCCCTACGTCTCCCGGGTGGTCGGCTCCACCGCGCAGCGCTGCGCCAGCGAGGGGCTCGGGGTGGCGCTCCAGTGGCTGCCCCTCGACGCGCCGGAGCCCACCCTCGACGCGCTCGCCCGGGACCGCTCGGTCGCCGGGGTGGTGCTGGTGAACACCACCCGCCGGGTGCTCGACGCCGTGCCGCCCCGGCTGGTCGGGCGGGTGGCCTCCATCGGCGCCGGCTCCCCCACCGTGCCCCTGGTCGACGTCGACACCAGCGCCGCCGCTGCGGCGCTCACCGCACACCTGCTCAGCACGGGTCGCCGGCGGATCGCGATGCTGGCAGGGCCGCCGTGGCTGCCCTGCGCCGAGCGCCCGGTCACCGCGCACCGGGCCGCCGTCCGCGCCGCGGGCCTGCCGGAACGGGTGCTGGCCGGGGACTTCACCGCCGAGAGCGGCCGGCGGGGCGCTGTCGAGGCGCTGCGCCGCTGGCCGGACACCGACGCCCTGTACGCGATCTGCGACGAGACCGCCCTGGGCGCGATCCAGGCGCTCCGGGCGCTGGGCCGCCGCGTACCCGAGGACGTCGCGGTGACCGGCTTCGACGACCTGCCGCTGGCCGCGTTCAGCGGGCCGGCGCTGACCACCGCGACCCACCCGGTCGAGCAGATCGCCGCCCGCGCGGCCGGGAGCCTGCTCGACCGGGACCGGACGACCGTCACCCTCTTCCCCTCCGAGCTGGTGGTCCGGCAGAGCGCCTGA
- a CDS encoding SigE family RNA polymerase sigma factor has protein sequence MRAEHEAAFEAFVAARSDDLLRVGFLLTADRGHAEDLLQTALLKAYRHWGRISGADAYPYVRKVLVTSAASWRRRRTTQEIVSLPAHDAPEPDQTDAFAERDAMAAALATLPPRMRAVLVLRYGEDLGEAATAAALGCSVNTVKSQTTRGLARLRAVLPARALEER, from the coding sequence GTGAGAGCCGAGCACGAGGCAGCGTTCGAGGCGTTCGTCGCCGCGCGCTCCGACGACCTGCTGCGGGTCGGCTTCCTGCTGACCGCCGACCGCGGCCACGCCGAGGACCTGCTGCAGACCGCGCTGCTCAAGGCCTACCGGCACTGGGGCCGGATCTCCGGCGCGGACGCCTACCCCTACGTGCGCAAGGTGCTGGTGACCAGCGCGGCGAGCTGGCGCCGCCGGCGCACCACCCAGGAGATCGTCTCCCTCCCGGCGCACGACGCCCCCGAACCCGACCAGACCGACGCGTTCGCCGAGCGCGACGCCATGGCGGCGGCGCTGGCCACCCTGCCGCCGCGGATGCGTGCGGTCCTGGTGCTCCGCTACGGCGAGGACCTCGGCGAGGCCGCCACCGCAGCGGCGCTGGGCTGCTCGGTCAACACCGTGAAGAGCCAGACCACCCGCGGACTCGCCCGGTTGCGCGCCGTCCTGCCCGCCCGTGCCCTCGAGGAGCGCTGA